Proteins encoded together in one Telopea speciosissima isolate NSW1024214 ecotype Mountain lineage chromosome 6, Tspe_v1, whole genome shotgun sequence window:
- the LOC122665882 gene encoding cytochrome P450 71B10-like produces the protein MIALFTMPLWLLPIIVLLPFILILKSKQVRRTNLPPGPPKLPIIGNLHQLGELPHRSLRQLSKEYGPIMHLELGGMPTVVVSSSEIASEMMKSHDLDCCSRPDLMGPRRLSYNFYDIAFGPYSEYWREMRKVCVLELFSVKRVQSYNSVREEKVGSMINSISKSSSSTPINLSEMLFALTDDITCRVAFGKSYKGRDFDNGRFGEAVNEAMTMLGSFSGADFFSYVGWIMDKFTGLHGRRERCFHEFDHFYQNVIDEHLKNERDESEHEDIIDVLLKVGRDHTGAGSLTHDHIKGLLMNIFLGGVDTGAVLMEWAMTELAKNPEVMKKVQEEIRNTVGKKGKVAEADIDNLKFFKMVMKESLRLHPSLPLLPPREAINHFTINGYNIYPKTRVLVNAWAIGRDPKNWENPEKFMPERFMDSSIDYKGTHFELLPFGAGRRMCPGMNMGLSTVELALANLLYSFDWELPDGMKKEHINMDDQAGLAAHKKTPLYLVPIIKY, from the exons ATGATTGCTCTTTTCACCATGCCACTATGGCTTCTCCCTATTATAGTTCTCCTTCCATTCATTCTTATTCTAAAGAGCAAACAAGTGAGGAGAACCAACCTTCCTCCTGGCCCTCCCAAGCTTCCCATCATAGGTAACTTGCACCAACTTGGTGAGCTTCCTCACCGTTCTCTACGGCAACTCTCTAAGGAATATGGTCCAATCATGCATTTGGAACTTGGGGGCATGCCTACAGTAGTTGTTTCATCTTCTGAAATTGCAAGTGAGATGATGAAGTCTCATGATCTTGATTGTTGCAGTAGGCCTGACTTGATGGGCCCTAGGAGGCTCTCATACAACTTCTATGACATTGCTTTTGGGCCTTACAGTGAGTACTGGAGGGAGATGAGGAAGGTCTGTGTTCTAGAGCTCTTTAGTGTGAAGAGGGTGCAATCTTATAATTCCGTCAGAGAAGAGAAAGTTGGTTCAATGATCAACTCAATTTCGAAATCTTCTTCATCAACTCCAATTAATCTGAGTGAGATGCTCTTTGCCCTCACTGATGATATAACTTGCCGGGTTGCTTTTGGTAAGAGTTACAAGGGGAGAGATTTTGATAATGGGCGGTTTGGAGAAGCTGTTAATGAAGCCATGACTATGTTGGGTAGCTTCTCCGGCGCCGATTTTTTCTCTTATGTAGGGTGGATCATGGACAAATTCACTGGCCTCCATGGAAGGCGTGAGAGGTGCTTCCATGAATTTGATCATTTCTACCAAAACGTGATTGATGAACATCTCAAAAATGAGAGGGATGAATCCGAGCATGAAGACATCATTGATGTCTTGCTCAAAGTAGGAAGGGATCATACAGGTGCAGGTTCTCTCACTCATGATCACATCAAAGGACTCCTCAtg AATATATTTTTAGGTGGAGTAGACACTGGTGCTGTTTTAATGGAGTGGGCAATGACAGAGCTTGCTAAGAACCCGGAAGTGATGAAGAAAGTACAAGAAGAGATTAGAAACACTgttggaaagaaaggaaaggttGCTGAAGCAGACATTGATAACCTTAAATTCTTTAAAATGGTGATGAAGGAGAGTCTAAGATTGCATCCTTCACTTCCTCTTTTGCCGCCAAGAGAAGCCATAAACCATTTTACGATTAACGGATATAATATTTACCCCAAAACAAGGGTACTAGTGAATGCTTGGGCAATCGGGAGAGATCCAAAAAATTGGGAGAACCCAGAAAAGTTCATGCCAGAGAGGTTCATGGATAGCTCAATTGATTACAAGGGAACACATTTTGAGTTATTGCCTTTTGGAGCAGGTCGAAGAATGTGTCCTGGGATGAACATGGGTCTTTCAACGGTTGAGCTAGCACTTGCAAATCTTCTCTATTCCTTTGATTGGGAACTTCCTGATGGGATGAAGAAGGAACATATAAACATGGATGACCAAGCAGGTCTTGCTGCTCATAAGAAAACTCCTCTTTACCTTGTGCCTATTATTAAGTATTAA